Proteins from a genomic interval of Sugiyamaella lignohabitans strain CBS 10342 chromosome C, complete sequence:
- the PRP19 gene encoding E3 ubiquitin-protein ligase PRP19 (Splicing factor associated with the spliceosome; contains a U-box, a motif found in a class of ubiquitin ligases, and a WD40 domain; relocalizes to the cytosol in response to hypoxia; GO_component: GO:0000974 - Prp19 complex [Evidence IDA] [PMID 8194532]; GO_component: GO:0071006 - U2-type catalytic step 1 spliceosome [Evidence IDA] [PMID 8248176]; GO_component: GO:0005737 - cytoplasm [Evidence IDA] [PMID 11914276]; GO_component: GO:0005829 - cytosol [Evidence IDA] [PMID 22932476]; GO_component: GO:0005739 - mitochondrion [Evidence IDA] [PMID 14576278]; GO_component: GO:0005739 - mitochondrion [Evidence IDA] [PMID 16823961]; GO_component: GO:0005634 - nucleus [Evidence IEA,IEA]; GO_component: GO:0005634 - nucleus [Evidence IDA] [PMID 11914276]; GO_component: GO:0005634 - nucleus [Evidence IDA] [PMID 22932476]; GO_component: GO:0005681 - spliceosomal complex [Evidence IEA]; GO_component: GO:0000151 - ubiquitin ligase complex [Evidence IEA]; GO_function: GO:0000384 - first spliceosomal transesterification activity [Evidence IC] [PMID 8248176]; GO_function: GO:0004842 - ubiquitin-protein transferase activity [Evidence IEA]; GO_function: GO:0004842 - ubiquitin-protein transferase activity [Evidence IDA,IMP] [PMID 12627222]; GO_process: GO:0006281 - DNA repair [Evidence IEA]; GO_process: GO:0008380 - RNA splicing [Evidence IEA]; GO_process: GO:0006974 - cellular response to DNA damage stimulus [Evidence IEA]; GO_process: GO:0000349 - generation of catalytic spliceosome for first transesterification step [Evidence IMP] [PMID 12970570]; GO_process: GO:0006397 - mRNA processing [Evidence IEA]; GO_process: GO:0016567 - protein ubiquitination [Evidence IEA]), which produces MVPVSGEVPKNPVVTKTGHVYERSLLETYVKETGNDPVTGEAINLEEDIIVIQASSPSAEGATNGTVIHPKQPTLTSIPSLLSSLQSEWDALILETFSLKQQLLKTRQELSTALYINDAAVRVSARLTKERDEAREELAKLAASLGSVASSGANTSSMDVDANGQEGEESQPSVALPSAFIEKITSKSQVLASTRKANSKKELPAEHTTVEGLGKFVESFKSKQLFASVSHLSVNEETGDVVTGGGKSQGGIFSTSEKALIGDNFQASGIVTGVCWDNEAFAVATKAGVVDYYQADRTSKPIHISSNQPLISIASFPAGQLVVTADKNGTWYVVDLESGTELSSISNGSPVTSLAVHPDGELVAVGSADGNIRIHKVTDEDFSEPAAVFPTGSDDSPAGSVTSLSFSENGYWLAASSSSLVGQVQIWNLRKLSLLTTVPFETLNSEILSIKFDPSGQYLAAASSEGIEVAAYNKQGKSWTPGVLTSSAGAVDLGWTTHAKSLVSITSKGSIHIFEQSE; this is translated from the coding sequence ATGGTACCAGTTTCTGGAGAGGTCCCTAAGAACCCAGTGGTGACGAAAACGGGACATGTGTATGAAAGGTCGCTGTTGGAGACATATGTGAAGGAAACAGGCAATGATCCAGTGACGGGAGAAGCTATTAATCTCGAGGAAGATATAATTGTGATCCAGGCAAGCAGTCCCAGCGCTGAAGGAGCTACTAATGGGACAGTAATCCACCCCAAACAGCCAACGCTGACATCAATTCCTTCATTACTATCGTCATTACAATCAGAGTGGGATGCTCTAATTCTAGAGACGTTTTCTTTGAAACAACAACTGCTGAAAACTCGGCAGGAACTGTCGACTGCGTTATATATCAACGATGCAGCGGTTCGTGTCAGTGCACGATtaacaaaagaaagagacGAGGCAAGAGAAGAATTAGCGAAATTAGCTGCTAGTCTGGGTAGTGTGGCCAGTTCTGGTGCGAATACTTCAAGTATGGATGTGGACGCAAATGGacaagaaggagaagagagCCAACCCAGTGTAGCATTGCCAAGCGCGTTTATCGAGAAAATCACCAGCAAATCACAGGTGCTTGCCAGTACACGAAAAGCCAACTCGAAGAAAGAATTACCTGCCGAGCACACTACAGTGGAGGGACTGGGTAAATTTGTTGAATCTTTCAAGTCAAAGCAATTATTTGCATCTGTATCGCACTTATCGGTTAACGAAGAGACGGGCGATGTAGTTACAGGAGGTGGCAAGTCTCAAGGTGGAATTTTTTCAACATCGGAAAAGGCGCTAATTGGAGACAATTTCCAAGCCAGTGGAATTGTCACTGGTGTCTGTTGGGACAACGAAGCATTTGCAGTTGCAACAAAGGCCGGTGTGGTGGATTATTATCAAGCAGACCGCACTTCTAAGCCTATTCACATCTCTTCTAATCAACCATTAATATCTATTGCCAGCTTTCCTGCTGGACAGCTCGTTGTCACTGCTGATAAAAATGGCACCTGGTACGTCGTGGATCTTGAGTCGGGCACTGAGTTGAGCTCAATTAGCAACGGCAGTCCTGTCACTTCACTCGCAGTTCACCCTGATGGTGAATTAGtagcagtggggtctgcTGATGGAAACATCCGTATCCACAAGGTCACTGATGAAGACTTCAGTGAACCAGCTGCCGTGTTCCCAACCGGTTCAGACGACTCGCCGGCCGGTTCTGTCACGAGTCTGTCATTCTCGGAGAACGGCTACTGGCTGGCGGCTTCGTCTTCCAGTCTCGTTGGCCAAGTGCAAATTTGGAACTTGCGAAAGCTGTCTCTTCTCACAACTGTGCCTTTCGAGACATTAAACTCGGAAATCCTATCCATAAAATTCGACCCCTCGGGGCAATatctggctgctgcctcttcagaGGGAATTGAGGTCGCTGCATACAATAAACAGGGCAAGTCATGGACCCCTGGCGTCCTGACGTCTTCAGCAGGAGCCGTAGACCTCGGATGGACCACCCACGCCAAGAGCTTGGTCTCGATCACCTCAAAAGGCAGCATACACATAttcgagcaaagcgagtAG
- the ANP1 gene encoding Anp1p (Subunit of the alpha-1,6 mannosyltransferase complex; type II membrane protein; has a role in retention of glycosyltransferases in the Golgi; involved in osmotic sensitivity and resistance to aminonitrophenyl propanediol; GO_component: GO:0005794 - Golgi apparatus [Evidence IEA]; GO_component: GO:0000137 - Golgi cis cisterna [Evidence IDA] [PMID 9430634]; GO_component: GO:0000139 - Golgi membrane [Evidence IEA]; GO_component: GO:0000136 - alpha-1,6-mannosyltransferase complex [Evidence IPI] [PMID 9430634]; GO_component: GO:0005783 - endoplasmic reticulum [Evidence IEA]; GO_component: GO:0005789 - endoplasmic reticulum membrane [Evidence IEA]; GO_component: GO:0016021 - integral component of membrane [Evidence IEA]; GO_component: GO:0016020 - membrane [Evidence IEA]; GO_function: GO:0000009 - alpha-1,6-mannosyltransferase activity [Evidence IDA] [PMID 10037752]; GO_function: GO:0000030 - mannosyltransferase activity [Evidence ISS] [PMID 9434768]; GO_process: GO:0006487 - protein N-linked glycosylation [Evidence IDA,IMP] [PMID 9430634]): protein MSLPFKSSEFDHYGGPFMKFHPRASAKKHSSWFSSNLSTVSNTSKKLVYIICLPLLILSLILFPSLRPSVHMPGFFSVSSSLMQDDPNIDSVFHYDLADSKGTGQGWTKNERILYLVPLRDAAPHLNMFFGHMVNLTYPHNLIDLAFLVSDSKDNTLEALREHLVTLQEDPDPSKRFGTIDIYEKDFGQAIGQGFSDRHGFEAQGPRRKLMARARNWLLGVALKPYHSWVYWRDADVQTVPPTILEDLMGHDKDVIVPNVWRPLPDWLGNEQPYDLNSWQESETSLQLANQLDEDAVIVEGYVEYATWRPHLAYLRDPYGDPTVEMELDGIGGVSILAKASVFRSGAHFPAFSFEKHAETEGFGKMCRRMGYSVVGLPHYTIWHIYEPSSDDLKHMEWMAQEEERQHKEEKLRELRDRIWAAGFEDVGNEWRIERANILKNTEQDELPLNQEWYGNSKIPGGRLASIDDEKDISIGARAAGVGSGSKGKKKAN from the coding sequence ATGAGTTTACCTTTCAAAAGCTCCGAGTTTGATCATTATGGAGGCCCATTTATGAAGTTTCATCCCAGGGCCTCGGCAAAGAAGCACTCATCCTGGTTCTCGTCGAATCTGTCAACAGTATCGAATacttcaaaaaaattggtaTATATCATCTGTTTACCACTACTGATTTTATCACTGATTCTATTCCCTAGTCTTCGCCCTTCAGTGCATATGCCAGGTTTCTTCTCTGTCAGTAGTAGTTTGATGCAAGATGATCCTAATATCGATTCGGTGTTTCACTATGATTTGGCTGATAGTAAGGGAACCGGACAAGGATGGACCAAGAATGAACGAATTCTATACCTTGTTCCTTTGAGAGACGCTGCTCCTCACTTGAACATGTTTTTTGGCCACATGGTCAATCTTACCTATCCTCATAATTTGATTGATCTGGCCTTTTTAGTGTCGGATTCCAAGGATAACACTTTGGAGGCACTGAGAGAGCATCTTGTGACACTGCAAGAAGATCCCGATCCATCAAAGAGATTCGGTACTATCGACATTTATGAGAAGGACTTTGGTCAAGCTATTGGCCAGGGATTCTCTGATCGTCACGGATTCGAGGCCCAAGGACCTCGTAGAAAGCTCATGGCCAGAGCAAGAAATTGGCTGCTGGGAGTTGCCCTGAAACCTTATCATTCGTGGGTATACTGGAGAGATGCCGATGTTCAGACCGTTCCACCCACTATTTTAGAGGATCTCATGGGTCATGATAAAGATGTCATTGTGCCTAATGTATGGAGACCTCTACCAGACTGGCTGGGTAATGAACAGCCATATGATCTTAATTCTTGGCAGGAGTCGGAAACTTCTCTCCAGCTTGCTAATCAACTTGACGAGGATGCTGTTATTGTGGAGGGATATGTGGAGTATGCCACTTGGAGACCCCATTTGGCGTACCTGCGTGATCCTTACGGAGATCCAACTGTTGAGATGGAGCTCGACGGTATTGGAGGTGTGTCTATCTTGGCCAAGGCTAGCGTTTTCCGAAGTGGTGCACACTTCCCAGCATTCTCCTTTGAGAAACACGCCGAGACCGAAGGGTTCGGTAAAATGTGCCGTAGAATGGGCTACTCTGTGGTTGGTCTTCCTCACTATACCATCTGGCACATTTACGAGCCTTCTTCGGATGATTTGAAACACATGGAATGGATGGCACAAGAAGAGGAGCGTCAACACAAGGAAGAGAAGCTAAGAGAGCTGAGAGACCGAATCTGGGCGGCTGGTTTCGAAGATGTCGGCAATGAATGGCGTATTGAAAGGGCCAACATTCTGAAAAATACCGAGCAGGACGAGCTTCCTCTGAACCAAGAATGGTATGGCAATAGCAAGATTCCCGGTGGCAGACTTGCATCTATCGACGATGAAAAGGATATTAGTATAGGAGCTCGAGCCGCTGGCGTGGGTTCTGGTAGTAAAGGCAAGAAGAAGGCAAATTAA
- the OCA5 gene encoding Oca5p (Cytoplasmic protein required for replication of Brome mosaic virus; S. cerevisiae is a model system for studying replication of positive-strand RNA viruses in their natural hosts; GO_component: GO:0005737 - cytoplasm [Evidence IEA,IEA]; GO_component: GO:0005737 - cytoplasm [Evidence IDA] [PMID 14562095]; GO_function: GO:0005097 - Rab GTPase activator activity [Evidence IEA]; GO_function: GO:0003674 - molecular_function [Evidence ND]; GO_process: GO:0008150 - biological_process [Evidence ND]; GO_process: GO:0032851 - positive regulation of Rab GTPase activity [Evidence IEA]; GO_process: GO:0032313 - regulation of Rab GTPase activity [Evidence IEA]) — protein MDTTMDEDRKEFSPHNRNNSLSALASTLSASSSLSGVMSKQWIPEESYNEMDEPINSQEPNSHNSSSTATPHHSTSRFKHYYKPTISESPTLVSLCQKYIDEGNIDGLARIARNRGLPPALRQYAWPLLLSSHPYAISPSIVAEYPGSYSGTGQNLASTDDDIVPIKRIRGDISRYRKRLKQQQEAASRQKSASTSRNLSRTSTVATQTPSSTSPPGNNAFSYYDSDAVNAYLNESMENQRYEVLEETIENFLKKWGASIPYESGMVWTAFALADWVDPVYILDLRHPQRKRKQAEVSHQKESITKEVIEENQIEDTTDSSSSDSPSPSPSLSPTPSHSSATSGVHSESSTPELTPVGVWEQELQQHSFSDVFEKFMLVLFHSPPLSSDGPSGPCDSHISQRLSLFLSIFKKLLPELSDYFDEEDVLSSIGGDEWLLWWVKWMGAKVWNKFDRGRAWDMYLGWRPTNPKEATQFDVSQADVGVDPFWSPIELESDSILAPHIQHLFVCFAILKSKSHTLFELDQSEIRQFLTQVSKSNDMESIILEAGEAWRSWQWAEENDESD, from the coding sequence ATGGATACTACAATGGACGAGGACCGAAAAGAGTTTTCTCCGCATAACAGAAACAACTCTCTGTCGGCATTAGCATCTActttatcagcatcatcgtCACTGTCAGGAGTCATGTCTAAACAGTGGATACCCGAAGAGTCATATAATGAAATGGACGAGCCTATTAACTCGCAAGAACCAAACTCGCACAATTCATCATCTACAGCTACACCACATCATTCCACAAGCCGGTTCAAGCATTATTATAAACCCACCATCTCAGAATCACCAACCCTCGTGTCATTATGTCAAAAGTATATTGACGAAGGAAATATCGACGGGTTGGCTCGCATTGCTCGTAATAGAGGTCTGCCACCTGCTTTACGACAATATGCCTGGCCATTACTGCTGAGTTCACATCCATATGCCATTTCCCCATCCATTGTAGCTGAATACCCAGGCTCTTATTCCGGAACTGGTCAGAATCTTGCATCGACCGACGATGATATCGTCCCCATTAAGCGGATACGCGGAGATATATCAAGGTATCGCAAACGActaaaacaacaacaagaagcagcatcaaGACAAAAGTCGGCTTCTACAAGCAGGAATCTTTCACGAACATCCACTGTGGCTACACAAACACCCAGTTCAACATCTCCGCCCGGAAACAATGCATTTTCTTATTACGACAGTGATGCTGTCAATGCATACCTGAATGAAAGTATGGAGAATCAACGATATGAGGTTCTTGAAGAGACGATAGAAAACTTCCTGAAGAAATGGGGAGCTAGTATTCCTTATGAATCAGGCATGGTATGGACGGCCTTTGCATTAGCTGACTGGGTGGATCCAGTATACATTTTAGATCTAAGACATCCTCAAAGGAAGAGAAAGCAAGCCGAAGTCTCTCATCAAAAGGAGTCTATCACCAAAGAGGTAATTGAAGAGAATCAAATAGAAGACACCACAGATTCCTCCTCGTCAGACTCGCCTTCCccatcaccatcattgTCACCCACCCCATCACATTCATCAGCTACATCTGGTGTACATTCTGAGAGCAGCACACCCGAACTGACTCCTGTTGGAGTGTGGGAACAAGAATTACAACAACACAGTTTTTCTGATGTATTTGAGAAGTTCATGCTCGTTCTTTTCCACTCGCCTCCTCTTAGCTCGGACGGTCCATCTGGGCCATGTGATTCACATATCTCTCAAAGACTATCGTTATTTCTTTCGATTTTCAAGAAGCTGTTGCCTGAATTGAGCGACTActttgacgaagaagatgtgCTATCCAGCATTGGCGGTGACGAATGGCTATTATGGTGGGTGAAGTGGATGGGAGCCAAGGTGTGGAATAAGTTCGACAGAGGCCGTGCCTGGGATATGTACCTCGGCTGGCGACCCACGAACCCCAAAGAGGCCACACAGTTTGATGTCTCGCAAGCCGATGTAGGAGTCGACCCCTTCTGGAGCCCTATTGAGCTAGAATCGGACTCAATTCTCGCACCGCACATCCAGCATCTCTTCGTGTGTTTTGCCATTCTGAAGTCGAAGAGCCACACCCTGTTCGAGCTGGATCAAAGCGAGATCAGACAGTTTTTGACCCAAGTGTCGAAGAGCAACGACATGGAATCGATCATCCTCGAGGCTGGTGAGGCCTGGAGATCGTGGCAATGGGCCGAAGAGAACGACGAGAGCGACTGA